One genomic window of Plasmodium coatneyi strain Hackeri chromosome 12, complete sequence includes the following:
- a CDS encoding DNAJ-like Sec63-like protein, producing the protein MSQFRDTFTKDSKKEPLLSYDDSAFIFFAGTVLICVLVPCTYIYIKSLFNKIFNNDSNNLKKSKHNSVYRSCACALCKEKSEKRNKSTTLWENLGYRRIIQFFLLVVFWGLLFILVQQMLSTKPMQTFDPFEILEVHVGATVGEIKKAYRLKSLKYHPDKNPNDTSAAAKFILITKAYQALTDEISKENYEKYGNPDGPGMMKVGIGLPKLLIDEKYQLLILSIFFLIFLVFIPATFIIYYQRQKQYGPNGVKVETLQYLTYTINENSRAKSYPEMLAATAESRDIEFRQKDDEYVKKMIEELVEPKKRTFKMPVITKNYFIILAHMQRRHDLLSEEMKEDLKKILQFSLLITHSMIEISILRDWFLTAQAALTFRRCLIQALDIRSSSLLQIPHFTESIIKHVHKGKLAVKEILDFVHQNHESRKGLNEMTDEEILDVKSFCNVVPDIKMTARILVEDEDHIVKGDVASIYIHIDRMNLHEKEAAGYIHAPFFPQPKFEEWWIVATYKGDDRILKYIHVKNCEKIIEEKLQFMVDRVGNLCVSIYILSDCYFGCDKKLDLPFRAYSQTEIKREIFVHPEDIELDNEPTLFQQMIGDIGRRDDSSDEEEARPSGDPNRRNSVQQGNTANAAPRNSQHNQTSNAGNASNANNNNTNHSNHSNNTNNTNNKSNNNDGAAGGGAKPPPSQKTASRDHEDYVPDDDTNDESEDD; encoded by the coding sequence ATGTCACAGTTTCGCGATACCTTTACGAAGGATAGTAAAAAGGAGCCATTATTAAGCTACGATGACTctgcatttattttcttcgcGGGAACTGTCTTAATTTGTGTGTTAGTtccatgtacatacatttatatCAAATCCCtatttaacaaaattttcaacaatgatagtaataatttaaaaaagtccAAGCACAACAGTGTGTACCGGTCCTGTGCGTGTGCACTATGTAAGGAAAAGTCAGAGAAGAGAAATAAAAGCACCACACTATGGGAAAATTTGGGATATAGAAGAAtaattcaatttttcctgttGGTTGTATTCTGGGGATTGCTGTTCATCCTGGTGCAGCAGATGTTGAGTACGAAGCCTATGCAGACATTTGACCCATTCGAAATATTAGAAGTTCATGTAGGTGCAACAGTgggagaaattaaaaaggcgTATAGACTTAAATCATTGAAGTATCACCCAGATAAAAATCCGAATGATACATCTGCAGCagcaaaatttattttaataacgAAAGCGTATCAAGCATTGACGGATGAAATTTCGAAGGAGAATTATGAAAAGTATGGAAATCCAGACGGACCTGGTATGATGAAGGTGGGAATTGGTCTACCCAAACTATTGATAGATGAAAAATATCAGTTGCTAAtattatccatttttttcttaatattcCTTGTGTTCATTCCGGCCActtttattatatactatCAAAGACAAAAACAGTATGGGCCCAATGGGGTCAAAGTTGAAACTTTGCAATATTTAACGTACActataaatgaaaatagcAGAGCTAAGTCATATCCAGAGATGCTGGCAGCTACGGCAGAAAGTAGGGATATTGAATTTCGACAGAAGGATGATGAAtatgtgaagaaaatgatAGAGGAATTGGTCGAACCGAAAAAGAGAACGTTCAAAATGCCCGTGATAACGAAAAACTACTTCATAATATTAGCCCATATGCAAAGAAGGCACGATTTATTAtcagaagaaatgaaagaagatttgaaaaaaattcttcaatTTTCTCTACTCATAACACATAGTATGATAGAAATTAGCATTTTAAGGGATTGGTTTTTAACAGCACAGGCTGCCCTAACATTTAGGAGATGCCTCATCCAAGCCCTTGACATTAGAAGTTCAAGTTTGCTCCAAATTCCCCATTTTACTGAAAGTATAATTAAACACGTCCATAAGGGAAAATTAGCTGTGAAGGAGATCCTAGATTTTGTCCATCAAAATCATGAGTCCAGAAAGGGACTAAACGAAATGACCGATGAGGAAATTTTGGATGTCAAATCATTTTGCAATGTTGTTCCAGATATTAAGATGACTGCCAGAATACTGGTAGAAGATGAGGATCATATTGTGAAGGGGGACGTGGCTTCCATCTACATACATATTGATAGAATGAATTTACATGAAAAGGAAGCCGCTGGGTATATCCATGCGCCTTTCTTTCCTCAGCCTAAATTTGAGGAATGGTGGATTGTGGCTACCTACAAGGGAGACGATCGTAtcttaaaatatatacatgtaaaaaattgtgaGAAAATAATTGAAGAAAAGTTACAATTTATGGTAGATAGGGTAGGCAATTTGTGTGTGTCCATTTACATCCTCAGTGACTGCTACTTTGGATGTGATAAGAAACTGGACTTGCCGTTTAGAGCCTACTCCCAAACAGAGATAAAGAGAGAAATTTTCGTGCATCCAGAAGACATCGAGTTGGACAATGAGCCAACCCTCTTCCAACAAATGATTGGGGATATTGGCAGGAGAGATGACAGCagtgatgaagaggaagccCGCCCCAGTGGCGACCCGAATAGAAGAAACAGCGTCCAGCAAGGCAACACCGCCAACGCGGCGCCTAGAAACAGCCAGCACAACCAAACGAGCAATGCTGGAAATGCCAGTAACGCTAACAACAATAATACCAATCATAGCAATCATAGCAATAATACCAATAATACCAATAATAAgagtaataataatgacGGTGCTGCTGGCGGAGGCGCGAAGCCCCCTCCATCCCAGAAAACCGCGTCCAGGGATCACGAGGATTACGTTCCGGACGATGACACGAACGACGAATCGGAGGATGACTAA
- a CDS encoding tRNA (Guanine26-N2/guanine27-N2)-dimethyltransferase yields the protein MIGIKNEVSNNGKHKRKFNGENKDRFHNKYNKSNKRNSIGNGGKKNGEVEGGGGGTPSYKENSKYIFEGSVKIKNKSNHIFYNKAQVFNRDMSIILIKALEIYLKNKNKDNGKIVFRGFNIIELLSASGIRSIRYVKELQETINHIITNDIDKYACKQIRRNFKRNNINKEKYTILCNDANSVMNILNVDNIYSKKRNTKKLDIGFTYMNSITDHNDYFKEAFKFLKYITNYNRGNSEVKEEISTDNCAHHNNGIKHGNNGRTDISTKNKPIEDDHLEDSDSTAFSSNEESFTKIDMLDEADNETIYAKRASTAEAGNGPFKGAINGGTKHTERNPLGATQNEGEKTPISESTMDEIIQKSKLTEKYMFDIIDIDPYGSSIEYLESCLKYGRSNFFILITNTDMRVLNGKFPDVSFYKYNSMIFSKRVHYNKEYSIRVLFYKIKTIASKYKKCVIPFSSLNIDFYIRILVQVIDDTLQTKDLCTDTGMVYQCNNCSSFHINPLALKKDRNLSVADNKGYNKKWRQNKHKDGAFLNSEGEKENVHNAEDIPHAQLDNLNGANMHVHEKEKITRGNIADEATDGDTAENVEDGFNTVDKVPYDNVVENEDNFERLTNGEDAGNMENTVHSEHTQNTATDVTGGPSPKGQPAQSNPAIGNKYKSAKLTISNKCVECGGEMLIGGPIYIGKLHNVEFIHTCISLLENLQDYNLNTITSRDRILINFRCLKQEINIPLYYNLPDLFRNFRLCSISRKLFVNALLNLNYEVSYFHKDPDSVKTNAPNNVFMDIFRAIIYKVNSKKRNHDAAGSKEEMNDLNNKKNETTEGSPKKVYSINTIKDEKLREKLLSYEFFKKNSTIDNIDISVNNKENTDHVKLFTLLNPEPFWGPMKKHYEKN from the coding sequence atgataggAATTAAGAATGAAGTGAGCAATAATGGTAAGCATAAAAGAAAGTTCAATGGAGAGAATAAAGACCGTTTTcacaataaatataataaatcaaataaaaggaacagCATTGGAAATggcggaaagaaaaatggagaagtaGAAGGGGGCGGGGGAGGAACCCCTTCCTACAAGGAAAATAGCAAATACATATTTGAAGGAAgtgtgaaaataaaaaacaagagcaaccacattttttacaacaagGCCCAGGTGTTTAATCGTGACATGAGCATTATTTTGATAAAAGCGTTAGAAATATatctgaaaaataaaaataaggacaACGGAAAAATTGTGTTCAGGGGATTTAACATCATCGAGTTGTTAAGTGCAAGCGGAATAAGAAGTATAAGGTATGTGAAGGAATTACAAGAAACCATAAACCATATCATTACAAATGACATTGACAAATATGCCTGTAAACAGATAAGGAGAAactttaaaagaaataatattaataaggAGAAGTATACAATTCTGTGTAATGATGCAAATAGCGTTATGAACATCCTTAATGTGGACAATAtttattcgaaaaaaagaaacacgaAAAAGTTGGACATTGGTTTTACCTACATGAACAGTATTACGGATCATAACGACTACTTTAAGGAAGCGTTtaagtttttaaaatatataacgaATTACAATAGAGGCAACAGCGaggttaaggaagaaatcaGTACTGATAATTGTGCACATCATAATAATGGTATTAAACATGGCAACAACGGTAGGACTGACATAAGCACGAAGAATAAACCTATTGAGGATGACCATTTAGAGGACAGTGACTCCACTGCTTTCTCCAGCAATGAGGAATCCTTCACTAAAATTGATATGCTGGACGAGGCGGACAACGAAACGATATACGCGAAAAGGGCAAGCACAGCAGAAGCGGGGAATGGACCCTTCAAGGGGGCAATAAACGGTGGAACAAAACACACTGAGAGGAACCCCTTGGGGGCCACACAAAACGAAGGCGAGAAAACCCCCATCAGCGAAAGCACGATGGATGAAATAATCCAAAAAAGCAAACTCACAGAAAAGTACATGTTCGATATAATCGACATAGACCCATACGGATCGTCCATAGAGTACCTGGAAAGCTGCCTAAAATACGGAAGAAGCAATTTCTTCATATTAATAACCAATACAGACATGAGGGTATTGAATGGAAAATTCCCAGACGTTTCTTTTTACAAATATAACAGCATGATATTTAGCAAGAGAGTTCATTACAATAAGGAGTATAGCATAAGAGTGTtgttttacaaaataaaaaccaTCGCCTCGAAGTATAAGAAGTGCGTTATTCCATTTTCCTCCCTTAACATTGACTTTTACATTCGCATATTAGTACAAGTCATAGATGATACTTTACAGACAAAGGACCTCTGCACCGATACTGGGATGGTTTATCAGTGCAACAATTGTTCCAGCTTTCATATCAACCCCTTGGCATTGAAAAAGGATAGGAATCTGTCAGTAGCGGATAATAAGGGATACAACAAAAAGTGGAGACAGAACAAGCATAAGGATGGGGCATTTCTAAACAGCGAGGGGGAGAAGGAGAACGTCCACAATGCAGAAGATATTCCACATGCACAGTTAGACAATTTGAATGGTGCTAATATGCATGTtcatgaaaaggaaaaaatcacaCGTGGAAACATTGCGGATGAAGCAACTGATGGGGATACGGCAGAAAATGTAGAAGACGGATTTAATACAGTTGATAAGGTACCATATGATAACGTCGTAGAGAATGAAGATAATTTTGAACGACTGACAAATGGGGAGGACGCAGGCAATATGGAAAATACTGTGCATAGCGAACACACACAGAATACGGCTACTGATGTGACTGGAGGACCATCTCCAAAGGGCCAACCAGCGCAGAGCAATCCCGCCATTGGGAATAAATACAAAAGCGCAAAATTAACCATTTCCAACAAGTGTGTAGAGTGCGGAGGAGAAATGCTGATAGGTGGCCCCATCTACATCGGGAAGTTACACAATGTTGAATTTATCCACACGTGTATATCATTACTGGAAAATTTACAAGACTACAATTTAAACACCATCACATCGAGGGATagaatattaataaattttcGGTGCCTTAAgcaagaaataaatattccATTGTATTATAATTTGCCAGACCTATTTAGAAATTTTAGACTATGCTCCATCTCTAGAAAGCTGTTTGTAAATGCGTTGCTAAATTTGAATTATGAAGTTTCTTATTTTCACAAGGATCCAGATAGTGTCAAGACAAATGCTCCTAACAATGTCTTTATGGACATTTTTCGTGCCATTATTTATAAAGTAAATTCGAAGAAGAGAAATCACGATGCTGCGGGatcgaaggaggaaatgaatGACCTAAACAAcaagaaaaacgaaacaaCGGAAGGAAGCCCCAAAAAAGTATATTCCATAAATACcataaaggatgaaaaattgagggaaaaattattgtcatatgaattttttaaaaaaaattcgaccATTGACAATATCGATATTTCTGTTAATAATAAAGAGAATACTGATCATGTGAAATTGTTCACTTTGCTGAACCCCGAGCCTTTTTGGGGCCCCATGAAGAAGCACTATGAGAAGAACTGA